The Sorex araneus isolate mSorAra2 chromosome X, mSorAra2.pri, whole genome shotgun sequence DNA segment AATCTTCCCTGATTAGGAAAAATGTATTCAGGATAAAAGAGGTAATTCAAACAACATTCTGTTAAATGTAACTTGTCCCAGGATCCTCACTGGGCAAGGGGAACAATCTTTCGCCTTCTTTCTCAGGCTACACCTACTAGGAGCTGTACCCCACTGAGTCGGGCAGAGAAGAAAGCAAGTCCTAACTTTCCTAATAGTTTCTAAACTGCAAAAATGACACCCAAAGACAAAagttaaatacaaatattaagcAAGCTAAAATATTTCCCATTGATTTAGAATAAAGAACACTTTTACATCTTAAAAATCTCCCAGATTGAAGAAGACGTAATAGAAATAAAGTATCAGGAAGCGACAGTAGTTTTATAAAAACTACTTTTCagtgaaaaaaactgaaaaggattCCTCACTTGGATCAGTGGTTATGTCACTCCCAAGGTGCCAGGAGACAGAATCAGCAACTCTGCCGGGAGCCAAGCTCAATACTTGACCTTCTTCGGCTGCGGCTCTGAAGCCACCTCATCCACATTGGCTGACTTGCCCAGAGGCAACTGCTTAGACCAGGAGAACTTTACAGAATACTGACCATGTTAGCCTGAAGGAGGAGGACCCACGGGGAAAACCTTTGGCATTCATTCACCCCATTCATTCACCAGGACTGAGCTGAGAAATGTGTCCACTTGGCAAAGCTTGTCTTATTTTTCACGGAGCATGAGTTAAAATCAAGAGATAGCAGTATTCTACAGAATTCAAAGTACTCTGCTTCAATGATCGATACTCTTAGAAGGATTTTTAAATCAAACTCTTGTCCAATAAGGGATCTGACATTACTTGGGGAGTGCAATATGCCccttttctcttccatttctcttgatttcttctgTCTCACCCCAGTGTAACAAACTGCTACAGATTTTCACCAAAACACCAAAGCAGCCGTTGGAAATGTGTCGCTAAAAATGTTCAATCACATTATAATGGGTCACATTAGCCTGAAACCAGAAGATGACAGATATGTCTACTGCAGTGACTTTGCGAATTCCGCATAATCAATGTAGCCATCATTGTTCTTGTCATCGTCTCTCAAAACGCCATCTATTAAGTTGATGAGCTCTTCTTCGTTTATCGGCGGTGCCTGCGCATTCCCTTCCTACAAAACAAAACCCGGGCAAGACTGAGTCACACACCTTACGGGAAGGGCTTAGCTAAGGCCCTCAAGCCCACTCCTCTGCACCCAAACCCCTCTTCAGTGAGCTCATGGCCCCTTCCAGGAGCCCCCAACCCAGACTCCAGAAATGGAAACCATCGGTGGAACTTAGGACCCATATGACTGAAATGGGccgttgcttttttgttttaagaactctgtttctggggctggaacaacagtgtGGTGGGAGGGGCTCCTGGCTGGCACAGGCCGGCCAGGCTCAAAACCTGGTACCTCACACGGTgcccggagccccgccaggggttatgtgagtgccgagccaggagagTAATCCAGGAGAgtaataggccctgagcactgcctgggtgtgaacaacaagaacaacaaacaacccccccccccccacacacacacacaatgttacAGAAGTAACCCAGGCTTGCTCTAGAAAGCTTGGTGTCCCGCCACAGTTCCGGAGTCGAGTCACGCTCTCCAATTCCCCTGAGAGGAGCTCACAACTCAGGCCCTGAGGGTCAGCCCTGGTGCGTGTGGACCTGGCAGTGTGGAAATAGCGGTGGCGCTGTACAATGTCCTGGGGTCACCAGGAGGGAGCTGGCAGTGCCAAGCAGTGGGTGAGTGAGGCGAGGGCTCCCAGCTCTAGAAGAAGGTGCAACAGGCCTCACCCTGGCCGGCCACCTGTCCCACCTCCCCAGAGACCCGGGGAGATGAGAGCAGGCCCCCCGCCAACaattcctggctgtcttccctctcccctctccagtGCTCTCTGCATGGCTGGGGCCCGGAGCAAGCGCAGAGCCACTCTCTGGCCGCCCCACGCCCGCCAAAACTGAGTCTGCAGAGCAGTGAGGCTGAGCGGGGTGCAAAGGTCCGTcccctttcttttgggggtgacaGGGGTTGCAGGCATGAGCCTCATCACTGAGCTGCGGCCCAGGCCCCAGACTCCCGCTGCCCACTGAGGCCCGTTCACTCATCAACTGTGGCAAACCCACCTGCACCTGCAGACTCGCTGGTGCCGGCAAAACGCCGAGGCACCCTGAGTGCCCCTGTCCTGGCCCGGCGCCCTGCTCTGCCTAGGGAAGCCAGGGGCTTCTccactgctctgctctcaggtgcCGCCTCTCCGGCTGCGGCTCCAGCCACCCTCTGCTGGAGACACCGAAGCCGAAGCTCAGGgcgcaggacagcggggagggcgcctggcccacacacggccaacctgtgttcagtccccggcgtcccatatggttccccagcactgccaggaatcattcctgagtgccaCAGGGGTAAcgccggagcactgccaggtgtggcccaaaaaaagccaaaaaaaaaaaaaaaaagcagcagcttCAGGCTGGGCCCCAGCAAGCACcgaggcaggaagggggaggtGGCGGTGCCCAGGCCCACCCACCTCTTTGTGGACGTGCGTGATAGCCGTGGACAGCTCCAGCCCGTCCAGCAGGTTGTTGCCGTCATAGTCGTGCATTTTGAAATAATGGAGCTGCAATTCCTGCGGGGACATCTCCGCCTCGGGCTTGTTGATGACACCTTCGAGATGCTCCATGATATGCCTGAAAACCAGCAGGAAAGACTCAGTGCCGCGGCTGGAGCCGCCAGGACCCGCAGGTCAAGCTCGTCAAGCTCCCCGAGTCCAGACGGGCCGACAGAAGCAGGGGCCAACTCCACTCTGTGCTCACAGCCACAAACCAGGCCGGCAGGGGCAGGGGAAAGCCCCTGATTCAGCTGTTAGGCTGGCCCCAACTCCAGCACACAACACCCCCTTTAGTTATCAAAGCTGGGAGGGTGAGACATTTAAACGGCCATTTCGTGACACCActcaaggctgacccaggtatcATCTGTGAAGCTGTGAAGCACAGAAGTTGTGGGAGGTGACTCAAGGCTTGACCATCCTCAGGAAAAGGGTAAGGCCTTGTCAGTCAGAACTCCGAGCTCTCCACTCGgggttccctccccaccacacgtggtacgctgtgtgtgtgtgtgtcacggGAGGCAGCACTCAGGCCAGCTGGGTCCCCCAACTGGCCTCAAGACCCTCCATCTGTGACATAACCGTGAAAAGAGCACCTTGTTTGCAGGGGGCCGTGAGGACCAAGTATCATCCCTGGGAACCCCCCGGAGTTGGACACGGGCAGACAGAGGCCGGGCAGGGACACGTACTCTTGGTCATGCACTGTGTGCTTGTCCAGGGCCATGCCGGGGTGGGTATTGCTGGCTCCAGGCTCCTCGGCCCGGGCACCCAGGACACAGAAGGCCCCAAGCAGGCCACACAGGAAATGGGGTCCAAGAAGCCGCAGGACTCTCATCATTGCCAGCACCtgcaggtggggagagagaggtgagcGCGGGGAGGCACCACGTTCCTGGGGAATGGCCGAGGCCAGCCCTGCCACCTGCCCATGGGAGGTGGCGGGAGGTGGCTGCCTGCGAGTCACCAGCACTGGAGCCGGGAGGGGGCGGCCCCTGACGTTTCCTGAGCAACCTCGGAACTCTGCTGCCGGCAAACGGAACCAACAGAACCGAGTGCAGTTCCCTGAGGCCCACACACAGCCGGGCAGCGAGAATGTGTGCAGAGCAGAGCTCGGCGGAGGAGGGTTCCTCTCGGGAACACACTCAGAGGTGGGTACAGGCAGGGCCATGCTGAAGCTGTGGACGGGCCACAGAGGGAGCAGAGGCGGGGCAGAGCAGGAGGCAGCTCTGAGGGGCACGGAGCGGATAACGCGAGAGTGGATGAGAGGCTGCCCAGGTGACCGGCCACTGCGGGCAGAGCTCTCTCGGTGCGTGCTCAGTGTCCTGAGGACACGTGGATGCCACAGGCGGGGGAGGTAGCAAGGCTGAGTTCCAGGCGCAGGGACATACTGCTCTGTGGAAGGACCCGCACGGGCAGGGCAAGGCcctgggctctgtgcccagcagcccctgctcccaccctcccAACAAAAGGCTCGGCTCTTGGAAGCTGGTCTGGCACCCGGCAGGGAAGCGGGGAGTGGAGACGGGAATGGTGGCAGAGTGAAGCAATGAGGGGTTTGGCTCAAGGTCCCCAGGCCATGACCACAACACAACGAGCCCTCTGAAGTGTTCTCACAGCATCCCCACTGGGCTTCGGTTGCTGGCCACCCTGGGCCTTGCAGACTGGCCTCGGAAGGGGAAACACAGAGACAGCCAGACCAAGCGTGGAGACAGAAAACGTGGCTCACAGGCCCGACAGGGCAGGCGCTGAAGGGCCAGTGACTCCCAGGGGCCCACAGGACCACAGCCCCAAACATCAGGCAGAAAAACCAAAGCATTACCTTCTGGCCAAACAGTGCTCAGTGACTGCAGAGGGGCCCTGCAGAATGGCACCGAGAGGTGCCCCTTCCCAAGCCCACTCTGCCAACAATTCCTCCCCGGCCCTGCTGAGGGGATAAGGGCTCCTGGGCATGTGCGGGTGGAGGAGGAAGGAGCTGCTACAGCAAGCAGCGATAAGCCTCAGCCACTGACCACATCCTGGCGGCTCTGCAGCCCAGAACCCACAGTTCCAgaaacagtttctttcttttatttgcaattaggtgtgtgtggagggggaggtggggggggcacacctacattcggcagtgctcaggagatactcctggctctgcactcagttatcactcttggtggtgttcaaaggaccatatgggatgccaggatatATCCTGgcccaccctccctgctgtaccactgCTCCGACCCCCCCAGAAACACTTCTAACAGCGCCACCACCGGGCAGGTACATGCACTGCCGCTAAAGGGACACCCAAGGGAAGTCCTGAGAAGCAGAAGGCCACCAAGGGCTGTGGCCAGGGGCACAGTGCCCAGCTAGCACAACCAGAATGTGCACCCAACTGGAGGGTGCCCCTAGGCAGCACCAAAGCTCAGTGTGCCACCATGGTTGTGCTCCtgggttgctcctgcctctgtgctgagggatcactcctgtggtcctcaggggccatatgtggtggtcAGGGATCGGACCCGGTTCAGTTataggcaaggcaggtgccttatcttccaccccccacctctttgGCCCCATaaactttgtttaaaatatattttgggctggatccatagcacagagggtagggtgtttgccttgcatgcggcagaccttggttcaattcctctgtccctctcagagagcccggcaagctactgagagtatctcacctgcacggcagagcctgggaagctacctgtggcgtatttgatatgccaaaaacagtaacaacaatctcaggatggagacgttactggtgcccgctctagcaaatcaatgagcaacaggatgatagtgacagtgacagtgatatatgatttagaaggggctggagagatagtactgtggttaTGGTGCTCGGTGACCTaggtccaattcctggcatcccatttggtccccccactgctagcattgccaggaggaatccccaagggcaaagccaggaggaacccttgagcaccaccccacaccaaatatatatatatatatatatatatatatatgtatgtatatgtatgtatatatgtatgtatgtatatatatagtttttttgtttgtttgttttttgctttttgggtcacacctggcgatgcacaggggttactcctggctcttcactcaggaattactcctggcggttctcaggggaccatatgggatgctgggaatcgaacctgggttggccgagtgcaaggtaaacaccctacccgctgtgctattgctccagcccctgtatgtatgtatatatatatatacacacatatatatcactgtatcactgtcatcccattgcgcatcgatttgctcaagcgagcaccaggaacatctccattgtgagacttgttactgttcgaatacaccacgggtagcttgccaggctctgccgtgcgggcaggatactctcggtagcttgctgggctctccgagagggatggaggaatcaaacccgggtaggccgcgggcaaggcaaacgccctaaccgctgtgctaccctactgtatatatatttaaatatataattaaatgaacCCCAGCACCATCCCAGGATACTTACATATCACACTGGGTGTGTGTGcggcagggagggctgggggaatTCTAACTCTAATAATACTCCAACCAGCCAAGGGATTAGTCAAACAGTAATTATGGGTCCagcctcttcaaaaaataaagGCCAAGACCATTCATTTTGAACATGGCCCTTTGGGTTTTCTCTGGGTTTCCAGCATAATTGGACCACAACAAAAGCCAAATCTACAAAAAACAGTGCAGAAACTCCCTCCCCCAAAGCCGAGGAGAACAAAGCACCCACCACAGGAGCCTACAGAAACACAAGCTGCTCCCTTCTGCCCAGAAGCCAAGTTGCATCACCCAGCCACCAGCCGGGCTCAGCTCCCCGCCACCTCTGGGTGACTGCCCAGGAAGCTGGAGACTCCGGCCACAGCTCCGGCGCGCATACTCTCCTCCAGCACTGCTCTGTGGACACCCCACCAGCTCCAGACCCTTGACGCCCGTCTTCCTCTGGATCTGCCGCTCCAGATTCTCCCAGATTGCTCGGCAACTCCTGCAACCCCTGACCTCTGACTCCTGCCCTCAGCCTCCCGCACTCATAGCACACAAACAAGGTCACAGAGGTCCTCCTCTCCCATTTCTCCTGTCGCCTCCCTCAGGAAGGCCAGAAACCCCCATCGCCTGTCTCTTCCCTACCAGAATCACTGATGAATTTTTGCACTTCTGACTCTATCACCAAGTACTGAGCTGACCTCAGGGCGCCCACCAAGTCTGGATGGGACACAGCGAGGGGGCCCAGGGTCCAGGTCACAAGCAGCAGATCAGGCCTGAGACCAAACGACCCCCTCGGGCTCTCCTGTGGCAGCTCGGCCCACTTTTCCACTCACGTGTTGCTCTAACAGCTCCAAGGGACtggaattcttaaaaaaataataataataaaattaaaaaaaaaaaacagctcttggcAGCTTTTTTCTCTTGCCAGAGGAGTTCTGAGTCAAAACCTCAAACTCAAGCAGCCAGACATCACATCACACACCCAGGGCAAAGGCAGAGAATATCTGGCACTTTCCTGTCTCTAATCCTGGATTGATGGAAGGAAATCCAAGTTTCcaggccaaaaccaaaacaaaacaaaaaacactgttCCCTGGACTGGGGGTTGAGAACTGTTTCTAAAAAGCAGACATTtttggaggggtggtggggggaaggccacacccagtagtgccctGGGCCTgtgcccagctctgctcagggagcactcccggcggtgctcaggagacacatGGGGTGCCCggggtcaaacccgggctggctgcgggCAGGGCAAGCGCCGAGGCTTGCGCTACCTCTGGCCCTGAGACACACACTCGATAGGTTCTGAGTCCATCTGGGGAGCCGGCGGCCGGGCCCACCCGTGCCACCACCCTAGGGCCTCGGCTGCTCGGACACCAGGGCCAGGCCCACCCCAATCCACTGTCCCCTGATTCCGGCTGGACGCGGAGACCTGGGACCACACCCCCACGGGGTGCGGGGGAGGACCAGGGATTCGGGTAGCAGGACGCAGCGCCCAAGCCCGGAGGAGGTCTGGCCCGCCCGGAGGGGGTCTGGCCCACCCGGCACTCAGAAGCTGCCCGCggcccggggcgcggcggggacaatgggcactgggcggcgggccgggcccgGTGACGTCCTGCTGGAGCTTCCCGCCTTCCCCGTGCAGTCCGAGCGCGTAACAAACCGCAGCGGCCGAGGGCGCCGGGGCTGCTGGACACGGGTCGGCCCCGCTGGGCTCCGAGTCCGCGAGTCCCCTGGGACAGAGGTTCGGTTCCGCTCTCAGCTGGCCGGAAAGTCCCCTCGGCCGGGCCAGGCCTGCGTCCCAGCTCACTGCGAGGTCCCGAGCACCACCCCCAGGCCGCGGGACCAGGCCTCCGGCCCTCCGCTCCCCGCCGGGGCACTCACCGTCGCGCCCCCGCAGCCAGCTGTGGCCGGACGCGCGAAGCCCTCCAACTTGAGCCTCGCCGGCCCCCGTCCGCCAAAAGtctcccgccggccccgcccaccctgccGCACCGCGCGCACGCGCCGCTCAGCCCGCTCATTGGCGCCggcaggccacgcccctttcctgGCTGCGGGCTGTGTGGACGGCTCGGGTGCGTACACGTGTATTGGCACTCACGGAGCTTGCACGGGTCACCCGGGGACACGCGGCTGCGACCCGGCCTGGCCCACGATCGCCACGCTGCTCTCGGAGGAGCCCCAGGAACAGATGCTGCCTTGGGACATAGGACTTCCAATGCATGGAGTGGACATGGCTCCTTTACAGGGGCCTGCAGGGCCCGGGTTGTTAGAACAATTATTGGAACCCTAATTTTCTTAACGAACAACTGGAAAATACCGGAGCAGGTCTTGGATCCTGCATTTCCCACACTAGCCTGTTACATCATGCCACATCTCTGCAGTAGTGTTGACTTGTGTGCAGTTCCCaacaagtttttgtttgtttttgtttgggggcgatatccggcgatgctcaggggtcactcctggctctggtcaggagcagaaattactcctggtggtgcacgggccaccatatgggatgctgggaattgaacccaggtcagtcgtgtgcaaggcaaacgcactccctgctgtactatctctccagccccacccaacaAGTTTTCGAACATCGAGTTTAAGTGCTAGTTGTGAATTCAGTAGCTGTTAAGAAGACAAtgtcaaaaggggaaaaaaaaaaaacaacaacctcaAAATATACCCAGTTAAGGCCCGCATAATCCTGCCATTTTAACTTGGCTCCTGTGTAAGACTACCATCCTATCTTTTGATGAGATAGAATGAACATAGACCTCATTTACCAAGGAAGAAGTTCCTTCTACCATTTGTGTCTATAAAGGTACATAATCACCTTTCGCATATGCCTGGGTATAGAGACAACAAAAGAAGAATGTTCAGTAAATGTTCCCAAAACATCAGCTGAAGTCTATTAAACAGATCTGTGCCTTGAAAATTGGCTGAGGTCTCCTGCAGAAGTACCTCATTCCTCCCCTGCTTTCATCTGAATTTGAGGTCTGTCAGCCCTATCCCCAAGAAAATTCTCAGAATTCCAAAGTCTCCAAAGAGATTCTTTCATTTAGGATCCTTCCTTTCTAACCCAGAAGTTTGGGTTAATTTGATCTAGTTCATTTTCCAGTCCTGTATCTACCTCTCCCCCATTCTTCCCTCGAAAGAGTAATaaaattggagctggagtgataggacagcggggagggcgtttgccttgcacgtggccgacctgggttcaattcccagcaccctatatggtcccctgagcactgccaggagtaattcctgagtgcaaaaccaggagtaaccccggtggatcaccgggtatgacccaaaaagaaaaaaaaaatctccaaaacaTTTCATGGAGGAAAAAGTGTTTAAGTTGGGTCTTAAAAAGAGTgataagggactggagtgatagcacagtgggtagggcatttgccttgcacgtggacaaaccaggttcgattcccagcatcccatatggtcccccgagcaccaccaggagtaattcctgagtccagatccaggagtaacccctgtacatcgtcagctgtgacccaaaaagcaaaagtaaataaataatgaaagtaaCAAATCTAGATTAAAGAGAATGATATGAAAACACAAATAATATGTTGGAGGAGAGAAGCAGCTGGTCTGTAGTTTATAACCGCAATCAGCCAGGCCCCACATCTTGGAGCATTGCTGGGATGAGAAGCACAATTTTCTTTGTCTACACGAGCTGAAGGGAGCatgaagagagaggggagggagcacCAGAAGGTAAAGGCTGAGGACCAAAGACAGACATCATCCTACTGCTCCAGGTATGATGTTGCTTAGGGTTACTTCAACCGCAACTGAGCACACAAACGGCCCAAAAAAGGTTTATCTATTCCCAtactctgctttattttttattttaatttctatagagttgttcacagtaatttattgcgttcaatatttcaacaaaaatgaatcaaatatttatttgttttggtgatGTTCAGAGACTGCCCTTCACTCTGCAtccagagatccctcctggcagtgctcgggaaccctgtgggatgcggggatcgaTCTGAGctagccacctgcaaggcaagcgccctcgcCGCTGGCACCCCATACTCTGCTTTACAAAAGGATGTTttccaagacacacacacacaaaaaaaataaagggttagagagataaggctcttgcctcacatgctgcctttcccggtttgatcccaggtaccacacatggtccctcgagcatggccaggaatgagctgtgagcacagagacaagagaaagCCTGGAACAGAGCTAAGTATGGTCCAAAAGCtaaccaaaaattatttttaaaaaaatgaaagaaaaagaaataaactaattaaagaaCAGacggaaaataaaacttttattccccttcccccccacccccaagcaatCCCTTTTTCTATGGACGTTTAGGGAGCTTTAGGCCAGGGTACATAACTCCTTGGAATGATGGGACATGTCTTTCCTCTAACATTTGCTCACATCTCTGGCAGAATATCACAAAGGAGGGTTGGCTCACAGGGAATGCAGATGTcataactatgagataccacccaAAATATcactctaagggtgattggaggcctccctaaaagccttcgtccctcttggagagactggcaggctaccaagagtatcccgcccacacggcagagcctagcaagctaccggtggtg contains these protein-coding regions:
- the MCFD2 gene encoding multiple coagulation factor deficiency protein 2, which produces MMRVLRLLGPHFLCGLLGAFCVLGARAEEPGASNTHPGMALDKHTVHDQEHIMEHLEGVINKPEAEMSPQELQLHYFKMHDYDGNNLLDGLELSTAITHVHKEEGNAQAPPINEEELINLIDGVLRDDDKNNDGYIDYAEFAKSLQ